A region of Marasmius oreades isolate 03SP1 chromosome 9, whole genome shotgun sequence DNA encodes the following proteins:
- the UBC7 gene encoding Ubiquitin-conjugating enzyme E2 7: MASRGSGSATALRRLMTEYKQLTAGGAPDGMFTAGPISESDFFTWEALICGPKDTPFEGGVFSAILTFPTDYPLSPFKMKFDPPLFHPNIYPDGNVCISILHTPGDDPTMYEQASERWSPVQSVEKVILSVISMLAEPNLESGANIDCCKMYRDNRPEYERIVRESIKQQLGL; this comes from the exons ATGGCATCTCGAGGATCTGGAAGCGCTACAGCTCTACGACGATTAATGACGGAGTACAAGCAACTTACTGCAGGAG GAGCTCCTGATGGCATGTTCACTGCTG GACCGATATCTGAATCCGACTTCTTCACATGGGAAGCTCTTATTTGTGGGCCGAAGGATACTCCCTTC GAAGGAGGGGTGTTTTCAGCGATCCTTACATTT CCCACCGATTACCCATTATCACCGTTCAAGATGAAGTTTGATCCTCCTCTATTCCATCCCAACA TCTATCCCGATGGCAACGTATGCATCTCGATCCTTCACACACCTGGCGACGATCCGACTATGTATGAACAAGCATCAGAGAGATGGAGTCCAGTTCAGAGCGTTGAGAAGGTGATACTCAGTGTCATCTCGATGTTGGCTG AACCAAACCTGGAAAGTGGGGCAAACATCGATTGCTGTAAAATGTATCGGGATAATCGACCAGAATATGAGAGAATCGTGAGAGAGTCAATCAAACAACAGCTTGGGTTGTGA
- the UBC7 gene encoding Ubiquitin-conjugating enzyme E2 7, variant 2, translating to MLRCLRYSGAPDGMFTAGPISESDFFTWEALICGPKDTPFEGGVFSAILTFPTDYPLSPFKMKFDPPLFHPNIYPDGNVCISILHTPGDDPTMYEQASERWSPVQSVEKVILSVISMLAEPNLESGANIDCCKMYRDNRPEYERIVRESIKQQLGL from the exons ATGCTGAGGTGTTTGAGATACTCAGGAGCTCCTGATGGCATGTTCACTGCTG GACCGATATCTGAATCCGACTTCTTCACATGGGAAGCTCTTATTTGTGGGCCGAAGGATACTCCCTTC GAAGGAGGGGTGTTTTCAGCGATCCTTACATTT CCCACCGATTACCCATTATCACCGTTCAAGATGAAGTTTGATCCTCCTCTATTCCATCCCAACA TCTATCCCGATGGCAACGTATGCATCTCGATCCTTCACACACCTGGCGACGATCCGACTATGTATGAACAAGCATCAGAGAGATGGAGTCCAGTTCAGAGCGTTGAGAAGGTGATACTCAGTGTCATCTCGATGTTGGCTG AACCAAACCTGGAAAGTGGGGCAAACATCGATTGCTGTAAAATGTATCGGGATAATCGACCAGAATATGAGAGAATCGTGAGAGAGTCAATCAAACAACAGCTTGGGTTGTGA